The Pichia kudriavzevii chromosome 3, complete sequence nucleotide sequence ACGGTGCATGAATTGGCCCAACTGAGACGTGAGAGACGAGAAAAGCGACGCGAGGAGCAACGGCGAATGTGTTAGAGTGTGAGAATGTTAGAGTGTGAGAATGTTAGAGtgtgaaatttttcaggtTGAAACCGTTGTGCAATATCAGCAAGGGGAGTTGGGGGGTGTCCACTACAAATCTATTTGAGTCACCAAGACGTTTAAACAGGATATTTGTACCGGACATGTTGAGAGCAGCAAGAGGATGTATTCGGAGAGTGCCTGCCGTACGGGCCGAACAGAAGATGCACGCGGTGCACCTTGTGCATACGATGCAGGTTAAGCGGGAGTATGCGAGCCGGGCAACAAGAAGAGGACACAGGTTGCCGTTGGTGAAGCCAGGGGGCGGTCTGACAAGGGAGAAGTTTGCCGGCGGTACTGGCAAGGCCGGAACCAAAGTAGGTGCCAAGGATCAGAGTGTcaagaacaacaatatTATCAGCTCCGTCATGAACGAGAAGTTATTGCGGGAGTTCCCCAACTGGTTGGAGAAGCTTAACGAAGGTGTTACAGAGCCATTGGATGTATCTGAGAGAGTCAAGGATTTCGCTGGACGGCTCGTGGAGAGTGGACGGGCAGCGCTGGATTCAGGAGAGAAGTTAAGTCGGAGTAAGAAGGAGTATCTTATTAGGGAGATGCGGCGGTACCATTATATGCGGAAGGAGGATCTTCCAGGTGACGTTTACAATGTTATTGAGAAATGTGAGAAAGTGCAAGATTGGGAAGGGATGTTAAAAGTGTACGATGCCTATTTTGGGATGTTAGTGAAGGTTCCATTGGTCAAGTTCACCGAGAAGCGGGACGAGATTTGTCGAGAGATGCAAGAAGAGTTTAGAGATGGAGTTTCCTTTGAAGAAGAGCTAAATGGTGACAATGATGACAATGGAGACAATGGAGACAATGGTGGCAATGGTGACAATGGAGACAATGGACGTAGACTCTATGAGGCGATTGAGAAGGGATGGTATAAATTGGACAAGCCTCGAAATCTCAACCTTTGGGGGCAGGGCCAATACCAACTAGTATTGCACAAGATTGATAAGGAGATGGACAAGTTTAACAGTAgttttattgatgattttttcaaggatCTCCTCAACAGCGAAATTGGGGTTGAATATGAGGAGATGAGGATCCTTCTCAAAGGGATCCTACGTAGGAGACGGATGGATGTCATGCTCTACGAAGGTGTTGTTGCAGACATGGGCCAGATGGGGATGAAGATGACCCCTGAGATGTTCCTCATGGTAATGGAGGCCAGTATTCAAGACGGGGAGAAGGAGCTAACCGAGAGGGTCTTACATGATTATGCTGCATATAGGTACCTCCCCGAGAGACGTATGGCgagaatgatgatgagaCACTACAGTTATTGTGGAGACGTTGGGAAAGTCCTCCAGAGCATCGACATGTTAGTTGAGGACGCCGTTGGTTCTCAGACAGGGGTCTTTGAGGAGGATCTCAAAGAGGTTGTAGACAGTCTAGTACGTATTGGGTTTAGGGAAGAGGCTATTGAGGTTATCAAGGCGCTCATTGTTGTTCAAGAGCTCGGTGAGGTATGCGAGGACATTTCCATAGCCGATGCGGGGGGGGATGGATTTGAAGGGGGGCGTGGAGCAACATCTGTGGAAGATATTTATCGGGGTCCCCTCAACCTTGAGCACGAGCACGTGACTGTGTCCATATTAGGGAGTAGTGGCCACGATTCGGAGTTATTACGGGTTAGTGTTGAGCCTGGTGCTGTGGCACATGCTGTTGTTGCCACCAGTGCGACGGCTATGGAGGCACATATGTGGTTAAAGGATATACGGATAGTCAGTCAGGAGATGGCACAGTTCTACATCACGTTGGTATTGTCGGAGAGCAGATCAAATGACAAAACTTACCATGAAGACGGCAATGTTCAGTGCGTTGACGAGTTTGCACGGTTTCAGGAACTCGTGAAACGGATACTCGAGGAGATGCCAATAGGCGAATTAGAGAAggttttatcaaatgaGGAGACTGTAGTGCAATTGGCCGAATTGGCAGTTACTGTCAATGCCggtattgataataatgaaaatgtgGACATTTATCATCGACTAGTACAAGGTGAAAATGTGGCATATAAAATCCACGCTTTATTAGATGCAGCCGCTATCTCCGTCGAGTGACAGGGCCTTCAATGAGGAACTCCGTTGTCTCTAACCGCTGATGGTGTATGAGAAtggttttatttttacttttatttttatttttttcgTTCCACACTGTTTGCTCACTGTGGTGGTTGTTAGAACCGGTTTAACCAGTGGCGGGTTTAGTGGGTGTATCGGAGATTGGGCGCCGCTTCGTGGAAAAGTGTGGAACTTGGTCATCGGTTCGAGAAGCCCCGCGGACACGCCGAATACGGCAATCTCGCATAAAAGTTGGTCATTTTGGGGGGGAGGGGGAGCGCAATGACTAACACGGTCCGGCAAACACCTGGTGGGTTACTCATTCTGCATTTGGACAATGTGgtggttgtggttgtggttTGGTGTGGTGGATTTATGTGTGTATAGTGTAGTGTGTGAGTAAAT carries:
- a CDS encoding uncharacterized protein (PKUD0C11360) gives rise to the protein MLRAARGCIRRVPAVRAEQKMHAVHLVHTMQVKREYASRATRRGHRLPLVKPGGGLTREKFAGGTGKAGTKVGAKDQSVKNNNIISSVMNEKLLREFPNWLEKLNEGVTEPLDVSERVKDFAGRLVESGRAALDSGEKLSRSKKEYLIREMRRYHYMRKEDLPGDVYNVIEKCEKVQDWEGMLKVYDAYFGMLVKVPLVKFTEKRDEICREMQEEFRDGVSFEEELNGDNDDNGDNGDNGGNGDNGDNGRRLYEAIEKGWYKLDKPRNLNLWGQGQYQLVLHKIDKEMDKFNSSFIDDFFKDLLNSEIGVEYEEMRILLKGILRRRRMDVMLYEGVVADMGQMGMKMTPEMFLMVMEASIQDGEKELTERVLHDYAAYRYLPERRMARMMMRHYSYCGDVGKVLQSIDMLVEDAVGSQTGVFEEDLKEVVDSLVRIGFREEAIEVIKALIVVQELGEVCEDISIADAGGDGFEGGRGATSVEDIYRGPLNLEHEHVTVSILGSSGHDSELLRVSVEPGAVAHAVVATSATAMEAHMWLKDIRIVSQEMAQFYITLVLSESRSNDKTYHEDGNVQCVDEFARFQELVKRILEEMPIGELEKVLSNEETVVQLAELAVTVNAGIDNNENVDIYHRLVQGENVAYKIHALLDAAAISVE